One genomic region from Leptospira tipperaryensis encodes:
- the thiL gene encoding thiamine-phosphate kinase — MKENSNLKESEIIRVLYPPGSLQTDDCYLDEEGRIYTTDTICEGTHFRTEWSGPREIAKKLVEVNVSDIAAGGGVPTKAFLNLGLSAKFSNEEWILPFSQTLEETLSSYGIKLCGGDTYRSPSLNLTLTLVGTTTLPWKRSGGKKGDFLYLSGSVGLSQLGYKLLNEHLNVPEPLRNLALEKHLTPKARLNVARELSRSFLVSSCMDVTDGLLQDLPKLATSSELGFEIFLEKIPLIEGISSLLNLGEILSSGEELELLFLSPQELPSTLGEIPMTKIGTTTSDWKGVRYFENGSERKFAYSGFEHF; from the coding sequence TTGAAGGAAAATTCGAATTTGAAAGAATCGGAAATCATCCGCGTCCTTTATCCTCCCGGATCTTTACAGACTGACGACTGTTATCTGGACGAAGAAGGTCGGATCTACACCACGGACACGATCTGCGAAGGGACACATTTTCGTACGGAATGGAGCGGCCCCAGAGAAATCGCTAAAAAACTCGTGGAAGTAAACGTCTCCGATATCGCCGCCGGTGGTGGAGTTCCCACAAAAGCTTTCTTAAACCTCGGACTCAGCGCAAAATTTTCAAACGAAGAATGGATTCTCCCCTTCTCACAAACGCTCGAAGAAACCCTTTCCTCCTATGGAATCAAACTCTGCGGAGGGGACACCTATCGTTCTCCTTCCCTCAATCTTACCCTCACCTTGGTCGGAACTACGACTCTTCCTTGGAAACGCTCCGGCGGGAAAAAGGGAGATTTTCTCTATCTCTCCGGTTCCGTCGGCCTTTCACAGTTAGGTTACAAACTTTTGAATGAACACCTCAACGTCCCGGAACCTCTCCGAAACCTGGCCCTGGAAAAACATCTCACCCCAAAAGCAAGACTCAATGTTGCCAGAGAACTCTCTCGAAGTTTTTTAGTTTCTTCTTGTATGGACGTTACGGATGGACTTCTCCAAGATCTTCCTAAACTCGCGACCTCTTCCGAATTGGGTTTTGAAATTTTTCTGGAAAAGATTCCCCTCATCGAAGGCATTTCTTCTCTTTTGAATTTAGGAGAGATCTTAAGTTCCGGAGAAGAATTGGAGCTTCTTTTTTTAAGTCCCCAGGAACTCCCGAGCACGTTAGGCGAAATTCCAATGACAAAAATAGGAACTACGACCTCGGATTGGAAAGGAGTTCGTTATTTCGAGAATGGTTCGGAAAGGAAGTTTGCATATTCAGGTTTTGAACATTTCTGA
- a CDS encoding DUF1554 domain-containing protein, whose translation MIKETRIPFLSSVLSKVLLFQLCFLLLISQTFSCKKVSDAASYALFGISEQLTNILNTPTGLPISLPAGLVAGCPSGTSSSILTIGNCFDDGKDKSISGFIVTKSGGSSCSAPEIYSPTIALNSLLSSLANDSTSAESPPPSPTFASYSLINLGSVTSGAQSARFILQTDQQRTTEWVRNEIQKKIFNDSSQNIGSTSGASTDTSFIVTIRVTATGSSCTATVDSKYEVTVVRAGAWDLYSSLVDGNLGGGGSSPPDLRNVSCTWRETLPTKAPPKADFLFVIDNSDTMTPIQTAIKSKMLAFFDRVSTVGLNARIAVITTDSWKLQSPSGDNGVWLDVSSSTDRTTFTDTLNAIGNNGGQFESGIFMATRALMDSSSGGTRCSGAQPYCSSSGRTTNGDKCSITSVASEDPCNGTNQNAWSKKVALGRTSVPTAVIIITDEGDMYNHWDSFNANFGATTTPWGPLDSPSSFPATRSVTFPTSPLYYNAGSAGTPVLGSGRTYTDYLDSLRNTSTGATGSASINTILNLFADRANTKVYGIIALNSQSNDYTTIDTAKSIDPSAYSTITLTNFHTKTEVFCKGEITSSTQWATSGQVAHYRTLANIGNTTLTNQLLNTPNNLGRDDMVYSLKDIATTSGGGVTSLCGTSVSISNYLNSIVDNMVALQGGYPLGKYDATWNRTFTSGNPNTALFPTGSAPVTGNISPGSVKLYAIPNTRNIDGTDFIAANVVPTGTQTATNATGFSYTMINGNLVFTKYPGFTDLPTSASGNRILGLEYKYTWKDTTTAGNTNTTVGSVANCPAYPIASSDTTAPVTPVGRRIFVSASTHNGNFGADANAVVTTADALCNADGNKPSTGTYKALLWVGTLRNPSTTDWPLKSKVAYFQSGDNRTWVGTTDVNKKFPFPLVAGTGSAADGIWTGIDITGTGPWTWSEDANTCNGFTSTAGTGSTGIANSTSITGLDDNAGDSCNNTKKIYCVEQ comes from the coding sequence ATGATTAAAGAGACTCGCATTCCATTCCTTTCTTCCGTTCTTTCTAAAGTTCTTCTTTTTCAACTTTGTTTTTTGCTTCTCATTTCACAGACGTTTTCTTGTAAAAAGGTGAGTGATGCGGCAAGTTATGCGCTCTTTGGAATCAGCGAACAACTGACCAATATCTTGAACACCCCCACCGGTCTTCCGATTTCTCTTCCTGCGGGTTTGGTGGCGGGTTGTCCTTCCGGAACTTCCAGTTCGATTCTTACGATCGGAAACTGTTTCGACGACGGTAAGGATAAGTCGATTTCGGGTTTTATCGTTACAAAGTCCGGAGGTTCTTCCTGTTCGGCTCCCGAGATCTACAGTCCTACGATCGCTCTTAATTCTTTGCTTTCCTCTTTGGCAAACGATTCTACTTCCGCGGAATCGCCTCCTCCTTCTCCAACGTTTGCTTCTTACAGTTTGATCAATCTTGGTTCCGTTACGAGTGGAGCTCAATCTGCGAGATTCATTCTCCAGACCGATCAGCAAAGGACTACGGAATGGGTTCGGAATGAAATTCAAAAAAAGATCTTTAACGATAGTTCGCAAAACATCGGTTCTACGAGCGGCGCTTCGACGGATACTTCTTTTATCGTTACGATCCGAGTAACCGCTACGGGTTCTAGTTGTACGGCGACGGTCGATTCAAAATACGAAGTGACCGTTGTGAGAGCGGGGGCTTGGGATCTTTATTCTTCTCTCGTGGATGGGAATCTGGGAGGAGGCGGGTCTTCGCCTCCGGATTTAAGAAACGTTTCCTGCACTTGGAGAGAAACACTTCCAACAAAGGCTCCCCCGAAAGCTGACTTTTTATTTGTAATCGACAACTCGGATACGATGACTCCGATTCAAACCGCGATCAAGAGTAAGATGCTCGCTTTCTTCGATCGGGTTTCGACCGTCGGACTCAACGCAAGAATCGCCGTGATTACTACTGACAGTTGGAAGCTTCAGTCTCCTTCCGGGGACAACGGGGTCTGGTTGGACGTGAGTTCTTCTACGGATCGAACTACGTTTACAGATACGTTAAACGCCATTGGTAACAACGGTGGTCAATTCGAGTCCGGTATTTTTATGGCGACCCGCGCCTTGATGGACAGTTCTTCCGGAGGCACTCGTTGCTCGGGAGCGCAGCCGTATTGTTCTTCAAGCGGAAGAACAACGAATGGAGACAAGTGTTCGATCACCTCCGTCGCTTCGGAAGATCCTTGTAACGGAACAAACCAGAACGCTTGGAGTAAAAAAGTCGCTTTGGGAAGAACTTCGGTTCCGACCGCGGTGATCATCATCACCGACGAAGGAGATATGTACAATCACTGGGATAGTTTCAATGCGAACTTCGGAGCCACCACGACTCCTTGGGGGCCTTTGGATTCTCCTTCTTCCTTTCCTGCTACGAGATCGGTTACGTTTCCAACGAGCCCCTTGTATTACAATGCGGGAAGTGCGGGAACTCCCGTTCTCGGAAGTGGAAGAACCTACACGGACTACTTGGATTCTTTGAGAAACACTTCGACGGGAGCTACGGGAAGTGCTTCGATCAATACGATCTTAAACCTTTTCGCAGACCGCGCGAACACGAAGGTATATGGAATCATAGCGCTCAACTCGCAGAGCAACGATTATACAACGATCGACACCGCAAAAAGTATCGATCCATCGGCTTATTCTACTATTACTCTTACCAACTTTCATACAAAGACTGAAGTCTTTTGTAAGGGAGAAATTACGAGTTCCACACAATGGGCGACGAGCGGGCAGGTCGCGCACTATAGAACCCTTGCAAACATCGGAAATACGACTCTTACCAATCAACTCTTAAATACTCCGAACAACTTGGGTCGAGACGATATGGTCTATTCTTTAAAAGATATCGCGACTACGAGCGGAGGAGGCGTGACTTCTCTTTGCGGAACCTCGGTTAGTATTAGCAATTACTTAAATTCGATCGTTGACAATATGGTCGCGCTCCAAGGCGGATATCCATTAGGAAAATATGATGCTACTTGGAACCGGACCTTTACTTCCGGAAATCCGAATACTGCTTTGTTTCCGACAGGAAGCGCTCCCGTTACCGGAAATATCAGTCCGGGAAGCGTGAAATTGTATGCGATTCCCAATACAAGAAACATCGACGGAACGGATTTTATCGCAGCGAACGTTGTTCCGACCGGAACTCAAACTGCGACTAACGCAACCGGTTTTAGTTATACGATGATCAACGGAAATCTTGTTTTTACAAAGTATCCCGGGTTTACCGATCTTCCGACCAGTGCGAGCGGAAACCGAATCCTCGGCTTAGAATATAAATATACCTGGAAGGACACGACCACCGCCGGAAATACGAATACGACCGTGGGAAGTGTTGCAAATTGTCCCGCGTATCCGATCGCATCGTCGGATACGACGGCGCCCGTAACTCCGGTTGGCAGAAGAATTTTCGTTTCAGCAAGCACGCATAACGGTAACTTTGGAGCCGATGCGAACGCGGTCGTAACAACGGCCGACGCCCTTTGTAACGCGGATGGAAACAAACCATCAACCGGAACCTACAAAGCGCTTTTGTGGGTGGGAACTCTTCGAAATCCAAGCACGACGGATTGGCCTTTGAAATCGAAAGTCGCCTATTTTCAGTCGGGGGACAATCGAACTTGGGTCGGAACTACGGACGTAAATAAAAAGTTTCCATTCCCTCTTGTTGCCGGAACCGGGAGCGCCGCGGACGGAATCTGGACTGGAATCGACATAACTGGTACCGGACCTTGGACTTGGTCGGAAGACGCGAATACTTGTAATGGATTTACGAGTACGGCGGGAACTGGTTCTACAGGAATCGCGAACTCAACGAGCATCACCGGTTTGGACGACAACGCGGGAGACAGTTGTAACAACACGAAAAAGATCTACTGCGTCGAACAATGA
- a CDS encoding OmpA family protein codes for MKRTLKLSGDSAQDQTKHMILSLWKNSPMKIKKPFERGFFFLWILLFAVSCSGFSSNVKDFTNSSAFRKFCGCPPASSVPVESGSREEALGRLPEGALDDLGTPNYLEKVFTGIKADFEYSGTKFDTVADGLETKGIALKRVTDENKKLREILLLIDGDVSFPSGKATLTPAAKLLIEKIADAMNAYPETKVRVGGHTDSVGYFYANLTLSKARANSVKSELSRKHNLPENRFGEVDGYADKFKIVDTMLAEPRNRRTEIYVGTVRLVL; via the coding sequence ATGAAACGAACTCTTAAACTCTCGGGTGACAGCGCTCAAGATCAAACAAAACACATGATTCTTTCCTTATGGAAGAATTCTCCGATGAAAATAAAAAAGCCCTTCGAAAGAGGATTCTTTTTTCTCTGGATTCTTCTTTTTGCGGTTTCCTGTTCCGGATTCTCATCGAACGTCAAAGATTTTACCAATTCTTCCGCCTTTCGAAAGTTTTGCGGTTGTCCGCCCGCCAGTTCCGTACCAGTAGAAAGCGGATCGCGAGAAGAAGCGTTAGGAAGATTACCCGAAGGTGCGTTAGATGATTTAGGAACTCCTAATTATTTAGAAAAAGTTTTTACCGGTATCAAAGCCGACTTCGAATACAGCGGGACCAAGTTTGATACCGTCGCAGACGGATTGGAAACAAAGGGAATCGCCTTAAAGAGAGTCACAGACGAGAATAAAAAACTTCGAGAGATTCTTTTGTTAATCGACGGAGACGTTTCCTTCCCTTCCGGCAAAGCAACCTTGACCCCTGCCGCAAAACTTCTGATCGAAAAAATCGCAGACGCGATGAACGCCTACCCCGAAACAAAAGTTCGAGTCGGCGGACATACGGACAGCGTCGGTTATTTTTACGCCAACCTAACACTCAGTAAGGCGAGAGCCAATTCGGTAAAATCGGAACTATCAAGAAAACATAATCTTCCTGAAAACAGATTCGGAGAAGTCGACGGCTACGCCGATAAATTCAAGATCGTAGACACGATGCTCGCAGAACCCAGAAACAGAAGAACCGAAATCTACGTCGGCACAGTCCGTCTCGTTCTCTAA
- a CDS encoding DUF2878 family protein: MLSLNLRIQENYKRLIVVLILGGIGLAVCDQIHVQYGVLKYFHVGFWGQAWWVAPQFLLATFFMYLGVLFFRKEMDEFQTKEFLIGVLLFGAAYFASGLFATYPYWLAASYLFFWIFRISIAKERKQLALFSIFLAIAGTLMEGMISRAGLFIYTQPDFLLVPIWLPGLYLHGAPLIWSLVSWIRK; the protein is encoded by the coding sequence ATGTTATCTCTGAATCTAAGAATCCAGGAAAATTATAAACGGTTGATCGTCGTTTTAATATTAGGCGGAATTGGCCTTGCAGTTTGCGATCAGATTCATGTACAATACGGAGTTCTAAAATACTTTCATGTCGGCTTCTGGGGTCAGGCTTGGTGGGTCGCTCCTCAATTCTTACTTGCAACTTTTTTTATGTATTTAGGAGTTCTCTTTTTTCGAAAAGAGATGGATGAATTTCAAACCAAAGAATTTCTCATTGGCGTCCTTTTGTTTGGAGCCGCTTACTTTGCGAGCGGGCTTTTTGCAACGTATCCATATTGGCTCGCCGCTTCTTATCTGTTTTTTTGGATTTTTAGAATTTCCATTGCGAAAGAAAGAAAACAATTGGCTTTGTTCTCTATTTTTCTTGCGATTGCGGGAACATTGATGGAAGGAATGATTTCCAGAGCCGGTCTATTTATTTACACACAACCTGATTTTCTTCTGGTTCCGATTTGGCTTCCCGGGTTGTATCTTCACGGAGCTCCTCTCATCTGGAGTCTTGTTTCTTGGATCCGAAAGTAA
- a CDS encoding alpha/beta hydrolase, with amino-acid sequence MKILKWALGILGAFALFLVVTFYAEIPKYEYKPTTLHSDFDSYYKEKLQISLSKKARPGNEEKLVRYSPGKTEIAILYIHGFGASRAEGEEVTDKLAKDLKANLYYLRLPGHGTNLEDHRDTGFDQILQDAETAFLESEKLGKKTVLIGTSMGGLISTYLAAKYPDRVHVLILASPFYDFTNPFGGLYQFSWGKEFGHLLLGKIRKSTEEQKRDPASAFWYRDQYLAAVQNVSDLREFVLNSDPFSKITSPVLMFYYFKNDQEQDKSASVKSMLNAFDKIQKNGKASSFNKAVRLEKGDHVLFSKYMVSDKETILKETEEFIRKVLPETK; translated from the coding sequence ATGAAGATACTTAAGTGGGCACTTGGAATATTGGGAGCGTTTGCCCTTTTCCTCGTAGTAACCTTTTACGCGGAAATTCCTAAATACGAATACAAACCGACCACCTTGCATTCCGACTTTGATAGTTATTATAAAGAAAAACTTCAGATCAGCCTTTCAAAAAAAGCAAGGCCCGGAAACGAAGAAAAATTGGTTCGTTATTCTCCCGGAAAAACGGAAATCGCAATTCTTTATATTCACGGCTTTGGAGCCTCGCGCGCGGAAGGTGAAGAAGTAACTGATAAACTCGCGAAGGATCTCAAAGCAAACCTCTACTATCTTCGTCTCCCCGGACACGGAACCAACTTAGAAGATCATAGAGACACTGGCTTCGATCAGATTCTGCAAGATGCCGAGACCGCTTTTTTAGAATCCGAAAAACTCGGAAAAAAAACGGTTCTTATCGGAACGAGTATGGGCGGTTTGATCTCCACGTATTTGGCCGCGAAATATCCTGACAGAGTTCACGTCTTAATTTTGGCTTCCCCCTTCTACGATTTTACAAATCCATTCGGAGGACTCTATCAATTCTCTTGGGGAAAAGAATTCGGACATCTCCTTCTTGGCAAAATTAGAAAGTCGACGGAAGAACAGAAGAGAGATCCTGCCAGTGCATTCTGGTATCGAGACCAATATCTCGCGGCGGTTCAAAATGTTTCCGACTTGAGAGAGTTTGTTCTCAATTCGGATCCTTTTTCAAAGATAACCTCTCCCGTTTTGATGTTCTATTATTTCAAAAACGATCAGGAACAAGACAAGTCCGCTTCCGTAAAATCGATGTTAAACGCATTTGATAAGATTCAGAAGAATGGAAAGGCGAGTTCTTTTAACAAAGCGGTTCGTTTAGAAAAAGGAGATCACGTCCTTTTTTCCAAATATATGGTAAGTGATAAGGAAACAATCCTCAAAGAAACAGAGGAATTTATCAGGAAAGTTTTGCCGGAAACGAAATAA
- a CDS encoding DUF773 domain-containing protein: MSHSNFEVFSENFVNKHKQASLGKWFGLESLNLDGKPFGAFFQGELVLKLGAEKISEIIERYPGAKLFDPSGKGRAMKDWLQIPNEFQEDWDSLSDSAVLFALSNLGAAPKKATVKKAVKKKASAKKKSAPKKKAAKAKKSAAKKAKPKTKVKPKTKKKVVKKKAPKKKAAAKKRKK, from the coding sequence ATGTCTCATTCTAACTTTGAAGTCTTCTCAGAAAACTTTGTAAACAAACACAAACAAGCTTCCTTAGGAAAGTGGTTCGGTCTCGAATCCCTTAACTTAGACGGAAAGCCCTTCGGAGCTTTCTTCCAAGGCGAGCTCGTTCTAAAACTCGGCGCGGAGAAAATCTCCGAGATCATCGAACGTTATCCAGGCGCGAAACTTTTCGATCCTTCCGGTAAGGGAAGAGCGATGAAAGATTGGCTTCAGATTCCGAATGAATTTCAAGAGGATTGGGATTCTTTATCGGATAGCGCCGTTCTCTTTGCACTTTCTAATCTGGGCGCTGCTCCTAAAAAAGCGACCGTGAAGAAGGCAGTGAAAAAGAAAGCTTCCGCTAAGAAAAAGAGCGCTCCTAAGAAGAAAGCGGCAAAGGCTAAAAAGTCTGCTGCTAAAAAGGCTAAACCGAAAACTAAGGTGAAACCTAAGACCAAGAAAAAGGTCGTGAAGAAAAAAGCGCCGAAGAAAAAGGCAGCCGCTAAAAAACGGAAGAAGTAG
- a CDS encoding nitrilase-related carbon-nitrogen hydrolase yields MILTKRFLIGSLIFLFSFYTIWSNTGRSPSENSVQTRLERTLDDGEDFAKGNLLGIQPWMLQEDYSSADRFREKIESYLVLAQKRGFLNPKTIVVLPEYLGTWLVVSGEKESVYGADRIQTAMENLVLSNFFSFIWNWVQAKGEDRVSDAIFRMKSKDMLFAYQNAFSTLSKKYSLTIVAGSILLPEPSVEGGIIRIGRGPLQNGSFVFLPDGKVAENSSLKIYPVDDEKPFVRASSLQDLKTISTPAGKIGILVCADSWYPAVYETFRKQNVNIIVVPSFVSSNGAMDEVWKGYNGSENPSDIQKGDIGTIREGEAWLKYALAGRISKSGASFGMNVFLRGELWDLGSDGETIFLSDSHAKTQPRIHGASIVNLWLH; encoded by the coding sequence ATGATTCTTACAAAACGATTTCTCATTGGTTCTTTGATTTTTCTTTTTAGTTTTTATACGATCTGGTCCAATACAGGAAGATCTCCTTCCGAAAACTCCGTCCAAACTCGTCTGGAAAGAACGTTAGACGACGGAGAGGACTTTGCTAAGGGAAACCTTTTAGGAATTCAACCTTGGATGTTACAAGAAGACTATTCGAGCGCCGATCGGTTTCGGGAAAAGATAGAATCTTATCTCGTCCTCGCTCAGAAGAGAGGTTTTCTAAATCCAAAGACGATCGTCGTCCTTCCTGAATATTTGGGGACTTGGCTTGTGGTCTCGGGGGAAAAGGAATCCGTCTACGGCGCGGATCGGATTCAGACGGCAATGGAGAATCTGGTCCTGAGTAATTTTTTTTCTTTTATCTGGAACTGGGTCCAAGCGAAAGGGGAGGACCGAGTTTCCGATGCGATCTTTCGGATGAAGTCAAAAGATATGCTCTTCGCTTATCAAAATGCCTTTTCGACACTTTCCAAAAAATATTCTCTTACGATCGTAGCCGGTTCCATTCTTCTTCCCGAACCTTCTGTAGAAGGAGGTATCATAAGAATCGGGAGAGGGCCTTTACAAAACGGATCCTTTGTTTTTCTTCCGGATGGCAAGGTCGCTGAGAATTCTTCCTTAAAAATTTATCCCGTGGACGACGAAAAGCCCTTTGTCCGAGCTTCTTCTCTTCAAGATCTCAAAACAATATCCACACCCGCGGGCAAGATCGGGATTTTGGTTTGCGCGGATTCCTGGTATCCGGCGGTCTACGAAACATTCAGAAAACAGAATGTGAATATAATCGTCGTTCCGTCTTTTGTTTCTTCAAATGGGGCTATGGATGAAGTCTGGAAGGGTTATAACGGTTCGGAGAACCCTTCCGATATTCAAAAAGGCGATATTGGAACGATTCGAGAAGGTGAAGCTTGGTTGAAATACGCTTTAGCCGGGAGAATCTCGAAGTCCGGAGCCTCTTTTGGGATGAACGTATTCTTAAGGGGGGAGCTCTGGGACTTGGGTTCGGATGGAGAAACGATCTTTTTAAGCGATTCTCACGCGAAGACTCAGCCTCGAATACACGGTGCGAGCATCGTAAATCTTTGGTTGCATTGA
- the srp gene encoding sigma factor SigX-regulated lipoprotein, with translation MLLKKISVALVLALFFAQCNSKGNSSSDDQNLLLLAAIAPKNPGVSGLYASLNLNNGGGGGAGNYSNGSVSPFVVVSQTQNCPRGGSATVSGDITFNTVGATTTIQLNGVKAVYTSCSFIAPLIESSENSSTVVLLDGELLQDFSLSQTVDPSSTASLYKVTASGTQRLRSSNYKVNGYLFPTFDVTFTRNNSKLTLENMSDLDNAYISVDETVHVSGTIGTETISKDYSYKSRYRFK, from the coding sequence ATGCTTTTAAAAAAAATTTCAGTAGCGCTTGTTCTTGCGCTCTTTTTTGCTCAATGCAACAGTAAGGGGAATTCATCTTCGGATGATCAAAACCTGCTTCTGCTTGCGGCGATTGCGCCTAAAAATCCCGGCGTTTCCGGTTTGTACGCTTCCCTAAATCTCAATAACGGCGGTGGCGGCGGAGCGGGAAATTATTCGAACGGAAGTGTTTCGCCTTTTGTGGTCGTGAGCCAAACTCAGAATTGTCCAAGAGGCGGAAGTGCTACAGTTTCCGGAGACATTACGTTTAACACAGTCGGTGCGACCACTACGATTCAGCTGAACGGCGTCAAGGCGGTTTATACGTCTTGTTCTTTTATCGCTCCTTTAATCGAATCGTCTGAAAACTCATCCACCGTCGTTCTGTTGGACGGAGAACTTTTACAAGATTTCTCATTGTCTCAAACCGTAGATCCTTCTTCCACGGCCTCGCTTTACAAAGTGACTGCTAGCGGAACTCAAAGACTTCGTTCTAGCAATTACAAAGTGAACGGATATCTTTTTCCAACATTTGACGTTACGTTCACTCGAAACAATTCGAAGCTGACCTTGGAAAACATGAGCGACCTTGACAATGCTTACATTTCCGTCGACGAGACCGTCCATGTTTCGGGAACCATCGGAACCGAAACGATAAGTAAAGACTACTCATATAAGTCGAGATATAGATTTAAGTGA
- a CDS encoding LA_0442/LA_0875 N-terminal domain-containing protein — translation MRTFTRFCPLLIFSLLFCLDLSAKSVLLKNGRRIENVKIKPVANGFEISHPNGKIESIPLSKVLKIFVSDDVPKSARILEPNSKTEIINKEASSSNNLSETKPKKSGVAVFSEGLIPGWSRMARSDSYSVKGLGFFFILAELFLVHKNYLYLNSVESLDKSRHPIMPPPYVFLALASGSTNLLLTALVNNSYSESHKIRLTNGQILQKGRYEQEKEAYLSAFVFVLLMDAFFGYKFEDWTFVPKMNVSVQTKEISAGVAIRF, via the coding sequence ATGCGAACCTTTACTCGCTTTTGCCCGCTTCTGATTTTTAGTTTATTGTTTTGTCTCGATCTGAGCGCCAAGTCGGTGCTCTTAAAGAATGGCAGAAGAATAGAAAACGTAAAGATTAAACCAGTAGCGAACGGTTTCGAAATCTCTCATCCGAACGGCAAAATTGAAAGCATTCCTCTTTCGAAGGTTCTAAAAATATTTGTTTCCGATGACGTTCCCAAGTCGGCTCGAATTCTTGAACCGAATTCAAAAACAGAAATAATTAACAAAGAAGCTTCCTCCTCTAACAATCTATCGGAAACAAAGCCGAAAAAATCCGGTGTTGCCGTTTTCTCCGAAGGATTGATACCGGGTTGGTCTCGGATGGCTCGGTCCGATTCTTATTCCGTCAAAGGTTTGGGATTTTTTTTCATTCTCGCCGAACTCTTTCTCGTTCATAAAAATTATCTCTATTTGAATTCCGTGGAGTCCCTGGATAAAAGTCGTCATCCGATTATGCCTCCTCCTTACGTCTTCCTTGCCTTGGCCTCGGGAAGCACGAACCTTTTGCTAACTGCCCTTGTAAATAATTCCTATTCCGAGTCGCATAAGATTCGTTTGACGAACGGTCAAATCCTACAGAAGGGACGTTATGAACAAGAGAAGGAAGCCTATCTTTCCGCCTTTGTTTTTGTTTTGCTTATGGATGCTTTTTTCGGTTATAAATTCGAAGACTGGACGTTCGTTCCGAAAATGAATGTCTCCGTTCAGACGAAAGAAATTTCTGCCGGAGTTGCGATTCGATTTTAA
- a CDS encoding RNA polymerase sigma factor, which produces MSENSEVRTFDFDGLYSRNYEKIFRFLMSKGASREEAEEICQETFIKVLHHWENFDSSKGSESSWMITIAKNQFYDLVRKKNSTQNKEIGNSQKFIESIAQDGRENEDETFQLDLLKESLENLPALEKNIIQLRYIKKHTIKETAELLGISVRTVNRKTYASLTVLRLRLQRSDFGLEI; this is translated from the coding sequence ATGAGTGAAAACTCCGAAGTTAGAACATTCGATTTTGACGGTTTGTATTCGAGAAATTACGAGAAGATCTTTCGATTCCTGATGAGCAAAGGCGCTTCTCGGGAAGAGGCGGAAGAGATCTGTCAAGAAACGTTTATCAAAGTGCTCCATCATTGGGAGAATTTTGATTCTTCCAAAGGAAGTGAGAGTTCTTGGATGATAACGATTGCAAAAAATCAATTCTATGATCTGGTGCGAAAGAAAAATTCGACTCAGAACAAGGAAATCGGAAATTCCCAAAAATTTATCGAGTCGATCGCTCAAGACGGAAGAGAAAATGAGGATGAAACTTTTCAACTGGATCTATTAAAAGAAAGCTTGGAAAATCTTCCTGCGTTGGAAAAGAATATCATCCAGCTTCGTTATATTAAAAAACATACGATCAAGGAAACGGCGGAATTACTTGGAATTTCGGTGAGAACGGTAAATAGGAAAACATACGCTTCATTGACCGTATTGCGTTTGAGATTGCAGAGATCTGATTTCGGTTTGGAAATTTAG